A single Klebsiella variicola DNA region contains:
- a CDS encoding EAL domain-containing protein, translated as MNLLKYYQQYRDKWWALPLVLPSLLLPFARWANTYTMLNGHMVFLYYLPLALVLSLMMFFGWAAIPGIIIGLLLTLARGMTPEQAIGVLFHFLIPCVLCWGGYRIFVPRRQQVSHGNVKLMPHRLFWQMLLPSVIFLILSQIAEYLGLHPRTTEMTGITPFSLRSLITFQALMVGCLTGVPLCYFLLRIIRNPFHIRGFISQVRLQIDPKIKTIEIICWAAILILLLGLLLMPLNDTSTIFSTNYTLSLLMPVMLWGAMRFGYRFISLIWTPVLIAVIHFHYRYLPVYPSYNTQLAITSSSYLVFSFIVAYTAMLATQQRLIYARVRQMAFLDPVVHMPNLRALSRALNGTSWSTLCFLRIPELELLGRHYGVLLRIQYKQMLANHLSALLQPNEAVYHLAGHDLVFRLNSEGHQARIHLIDRSLRQFRFYWDGVPLQPRIGMSYCNVRSPVKHLYLLLGELNTIADMSLASGHPENMQRRGAGHVQQDLKDKVVMMNRILKALEQDHFVLMAQPIQGIRGDNYYEVLLRMEGESGELTGPNAFLPVAHEFGLSSRVDQWVIEHTLAFMDTHRRALPGLRLAINLSPVTLSRSQFPQEVEALLQTYNIEPWQIIFELTENYALSNPELVCQTLEHLRALGCRVAIDDFGTGYASYARLKTMNVDILKIDGSFIRNLLASSLDYQVVDSICRLARMKNMQVVAEYVESPEIRQAVIALGIDYLQGYDIGVPVPLAQLAEGMTA; from the coding sequence ATGAATTTATTAAAATATTATCAACAATATCGCGACAAGTGGTGGGCTTTACCGCTTGTTCTGCCCTCGCTGTTATTACCCTTCGCCAGATGGGCGAATACCTACACCATGCTCAATGGCCACATGGTATTCCTTTATTATCTTCCTCTGGCATTAGTACTCAGCCTGATGATGTTTTTCGGTTGGGCGGCGATCCCGGGTATTATTATTGGCCTGCTGCTCACGCTGGCCCGAGGAATGACGCCCGAGCAGGCTATCGGCGTGTTGTTTCATTTTCTCATCCCCTGCGTGCTGTGCTGGGGCGGATATCGCATCTTTGTACCCCGGCGCCAGCAGGTCTCGCACGGTAACGTCAAACTGATGCCGCACCGTCTGTTCTGGCAGATGCTGCTTCCCTCGGTCATTTTTCTTATTCTGTCACAGATCGCTGAGTATCTGGGACTGCATCCACGTACGACGGAGATGACGGGGATTACGCCCTTTAGTTTACGGTCGTTAATCACCTTTCAGGCGTTGATGGTGGGGTGTCTGACGGGCGTGCCGCTGTGTTATTTTCTGCTGCGGATAATTCGGAATCCTTTTCATATTCGCGGATTTATTTCTCAGGTTCGCTTACAAATTGATCCAAAAATAAAAACAATTGAAATCATTTGCTGGGCGGCGATATTAATCCTGTTGCTGGGGCTATTATTGATGCCGCTTAATGATACCAGCACCATATTTAGTACGAATTATACGTTATCATTACTTATGCCGGTCATGCTCTGGGGAGCCATGCGTTTTGGCTATCGTTTTATCTCGCTGATCTGGACGCCGGTACTGATTGCCGTGATCCATTTTCATTACCGTTACTTACCGGTTTATCCAAGCTATAACACCCAACTGGCGATCACCTCCTCAAGCTATCTGGTCTTCTCGTTTATTGTCGCCTACACGGCGATGCTGGCGACACAGCAGCGGCTGATCTACGCTCGCGTCCGGCAGATGGCTTTCCTCGACCCGGTCGTACATATGCCTAATCTGCGGGCGCTGAGTCGGGCGCTCAATGGCACGAGCTGGTCGACGCTCTGTTTTTTGCGCATTCCTGAGCTGGAACTGCTGGGCCGCCACTACGGCGTATTGTTACGCATTCAGTATAAGCAAATGCTGGCGAACCACCTGAGCGCGTTACTGCAGCCTAACGAAGCGGTGTATCACCTTGCCGGCCATGACTTGGTTTTTCGCCTCAACAGTGAAGGGCATCAGGCGCGTATTCATTTGATCGACCGCTCCCTGCGGCAGTTCCGTTTCTACTGGGACGGGGTTCCCCTCCAGCCGCGGATCGGCATGAGCTATTGCAACGTGCGCTCACCGGTCAAACATCTGTATTTGCTGCTTGGCGAACTAAACACGATTGCCGACATGTCGCTGGCCAGCGGCCATCCGGAGAATATGCAGCGCCGCGGCGCCGGCCATGTTCAGCAGGATCTGAAAGATAAAGTGGTGATGATGAATCGCATCCTCAAGGCGCTGGAGCAAGACCACTTTGTCCTGATGGCGCAGCCTATCCAGGGCATCCGCGGCGATAACTACTATGAAGTGTTGCTGAGGATGGAAGGGGAGTCGGGCGAACTGACGGGGCCAAACGCGTTCCTGCCGGTGGCGCATGAGTTTGGCCTCTCCTCTCGTGTGGATCAGTGGGTCATTGAGCACACGCTAGCCTTTATGGATACCCACCGGCGGGCACTGCCCGGTCTGCGGCTGGCGATCAATCTCTCTCCGGTCACGTTGAGCCGCAGCCAGTTTCCTCAGGAAGTCGAAGCGCTGCTGCAGACGTACAACATTGAGCCATGGCAGATTATTTTCGAATTGACCGAGAACTATGCGCTCAGTAACCCTGAGCTGGTCTGTCAGACTTTAGAGCATCTGCGGGCGCTGGGCTGCCGGGTGGCGATCGATGATTTTGGTACCGGCTACGCCAGCTACGCCCGGTTAAAAACGATGAACGTCGACATTCTTAAAATCGACGGCAGCTTTATTCGCAATCTGCTTGCCAGCAGTCTCGATTACCAGGTGGTGGATTCTATTTGTCGTCTGGCGCGTATGAAGAACATGCAGGTGGTGGCTGAATATGTCGAGTCGCCGGAAATACGCCAGGCGGTCATCGCGCTGGGGATCGATTATTTGCAGGGCTACGATATCGGCGTACCGGTACCACTGGCGCAGCTGGCGGAAGGGATGACTGCCTGA
- the ppx gene encoding exopolyphosphatase: protein MPINEITPRPQEFAAVDLGSNSFHMVIARVVDGAMQIIGRLKQRVHLADGLDENSVLSEEAMTRGLNCLSLFAERLQGFSPSSVCIVGTHTLRQATNAAEFLKRAEKVIPYPIEIISGNEEARLIFMGVEHTQPERGRKLVIDIGGGSTELVIGEDFEPRLVESRRMGCVSFSQAYFPGGTINKENFQRARLAAVQKLETLAWQFRIQGWTVALGASGTIKAAQEVLVAMGEKDGFITPERLEMLVSELLKHKNFDALSLPGLSEDRKAVFAPGLAILCGVFDALAIKELRLSDGALREGVLYEMEGRFRHQDIRSRTAQSLANQYNIDREQARRVLETTTHMLEQWQEQNPKLANPHLAALLKWAVMLHEVGLNINHSGMHRHSAYILQNSDLPGFNQEQQMLMATLVRYHRKAIKLDDLPRFTLFRKKQFLPLIQLLRLGVLLNNQRQATTTPPTLRLQTEAHHWTLTFPHNWFSQNALVLLDLEKEQQYWEGVPEWLLKIAEEEPDA from the coding sequence ATGCCAATAAACGAAATAACCCCTCGGCCGCAGGAATTCGCTGCGGTCGACCTTGGTTCGAACAGTTTTCATATGGTGATCGCCCGTGTCGTCGATGGCGCCATGCAGATCATTGGACGCCTGAAACAGCGCGTGCATCTGGCCGATGGCCTTGATGAAAACTCGGTGTTGAGCGAAGAAGCGATGACCCGCGGGCTGAACTGCCTGTCGCTGTTTGCTGAACGTCTGCAAGGGTTCTCCCCTTCCAGCGTCTGCATCGTCGGGACGCATACGCTGCGTCAGGCGACCAACGCGGCAGAGTTTCTTAAACGCGCGGAAAAAGTGATCCCCTACCCGATCGAGATCATCTCCGGCAATGAAGAAGCGCGCCTGATTTTTATGGGCGTTGAGCATACGCAGCCGGAGCGCGGTCGTAAGCTGGTGATTGATATCGGCGGCGGTTCGACCGAGCTGGTCATCGGTGAAGATTTTGAGCCCCGCCTGGTGGAAAGCCGTCGCATGGGCTGCGTGAGCTTCTCGCAAGCCTACTTCCCTGGCGGGACAATCAATAAAGAAAATTTCCAGCGTGCTCGCCTGGCGGCGGTACAAAAACTGGAAACCCTGGCCTGGCAGTTCCGTATTCAGGGCTGGACCGTGGCGCTGGGCGCCTCCGGCACCATTAAAGCTGCGCAGGAAGTGCTGGTGGCCATGGGTGAGAAGGACGGGTTTATTACGCCGGAACGCCTCGAAATGCTGGTCAGTGAGCTGCTGAAGCATAAAAACTTCGACGCGCTCAGTCTGCCAGGCCTCTCTGAAGATCGTAAAGCGGTCTTTGCACCGGGGCTGGCGATTCTGTGCGGCGTGTTTGACGCGCTAGCCATTAAAGAACTTCGTCTGTCCGATGGCGCCCTGCGTGAGGGCGTGCTGTACGAAATGGAAGGCCGCTTCCGCCACCAGGATATTCGTAGCCGCACAGCGCAGAGTCTGGCGAATCAGTACAATATCGATCGCGAACAGGCACGCCGGGTGCTGGAAACCACCACCCATATGCTGGAACAGTGGCAGGAACAGAACCCCAAGCTGGCCAATCCGCACCTTGCGGCGCTGTTGAAGTGGGCGGTGATGCTCCATGAGGTAGGGCTGAATATCAACCATAGCGGTATGCATCGCCACTCGGCCTACATTCTGCAGAACAGCGACCTGCCGGGCTTCAACCAGGAGCAGCAGATGCTGATGGCCACCCTGGTGCGCTATCATCGCAAAGCGATAAAACTCGACGACCTGCCGCGCTTTACGCTGTTCAGGAAAAAGCAGTTTCTGCCGCTGATCCAGCTGCTGCGCCTGGGCGTGCTGCTGAATAACCAGCGTCAGGCCACCACCACGCCGCCGACCCTGCGGCTGCAGACGGAAGCTCACCACTGGACGCTGACCTTCCCGCATAACTGGTTTAGCCAGAATGCGCTGGTGCTGTTGGATCTGGAAAAAGAGCAGCAGTACTGGGAAGGTGTGCCGGAATGGCTGCTGAAGATTGCAGAAGAAGAGCCAGACGCCTGA
- the ppk1 gene encoding polyphosphate kinase 1, with translation MGQEKLYIEKELSWLSFNERVLQEAADKSNPLIERMRFLGIYSNNLDEFYKVRFAELKRRIIISEEQGSTAHSRHLLGKIQARVLKADQEFDSLYNELLLEMARNQIFLINERQLSVNQQAWLRNYFKQYLRQHISPILINRETDLVQFLKDDYTYLAVEIIRGENINYALLEIPSDKVPRFVNLPPEAPRRRKPMILLDNILRYCLDDIFKGFFDYDALNAYSMKMTRDAEYDLVHEMESSLMELMSSSLKQRLTAEPVRFVYQRDMPDAMVEMLRDKLSISNYDSMLPGGRYHNFKDFIGFPNVGKANLVNKPMPRLRHLWFDKFRNGFDAIRERDVLLYYPYHTFEHVLELLRQASFDPSVLAIKINIYRVAKDSRIIDAMIHAAHNGKKVTVVVELQARFDEEANIHWAKRLTEAGVHVIFSAPGLKIHAKLFLISRKEGDEVVRYAHIGTGNFNEKTARIYTDYSLLTADARITNEVRRVFNFIENPYRPVSFDYLLVSPQNSRRLLYEMIDREIANAQNGQPSGITLKLNNLVDKGLVDRLYAASSSGVPVNLLIRGMCSLIPGLEGISDNIRVISIVDRFLEHDRVYCFENGGDKQVWLSSADWMTRNIDYRIEVAAPLLDPRLKQRVLDIFDILFNDTVKARYLDKELSNRYVPRGNRRKVRAQMAIYDYLKSLEQPD, from the coding sequence ATGGGCCAGGAAAAGCTATACATCGAAAAAGAACTCAGCTGGTTGTCTTTTAACGAACGCGTGCTGCAGGAAGCGGCGGACAAAAGTAACCCGCTGATTGAGCGCATGCGCTTCTTAGGGATCTACTCCAACAACCTTGATGAGTTTTACAAAGTGCGCTTCGCTGAGCTTAAGCGCCGGATTATTATCAGTGAAGAACAAGGCAGTACCGCCCATTCTCGCCACCTGTTAGGCAAAATCCAGGCCCGCGTTCTGAAGGCCGATCAGGAATTCGATAGTCTGTATAACGAACTGCTGCTGGAGATGGCGCGCAACCAGATCTTCCTCATCAACGAGCGCCAGCTGTCCGTCAATCAGCAGGCCTGGCTGCGCAACTACTTCAAACAGTATTTGCGTCAGCATATCTCGCCGATCCTGATTAACCGCGAAACGGACCTCGTGCAGTTCCTGAAAGATGATTACACCTATCTGGCGGTAGAGATTATCCGCGGGGAAAACATCAACTATGCCCTGCTGGAAATTCCGTCAGACAAAGTGCCGCGCTTCGTAAATCTGCCGCCGGAGGCGCCGCGCCGCCGTAAGCCAATGATCCTCTTGGATAACATCCTGCGTTACTGCCTGGATGATATCTTTAAAGGCTTCTTTGATTACGATGCGCTGAACGCCTACTCGATGAAAATGACCCGTGACGCCGAGTACGATCTGGTGCATGAGATGGAGTCGAGCCTGATGGAGCTGATGTCTTCCAGCCTCAAGCAGCGCCTGACCGCCGAGCCGGTTCGCTTCGTCTACCAGCGCGATATGCCGGACGCGATGGTCGAAATGCTGCGCGATAAGCTCTCCATCTCCAATTACGACTCGATGCTGCCGGGCGGCCGCTACCACAACTTTAAAGACTTTATCGGCTTCCCGAATGTGGGTAAGGCTAATCTGGTCAATAAGCCTATGCCGCGCCTGCGTCATCTGTGGTTTGATAAATTCCGCAACGGCTTCGACGCCATCCGCGAACGCGACGTCCTGCTCTACTATCCCTATCACACTTTTGAGCATGTGCTGGAGCTGCTGCGTCAGGCCTCGTTCGACCCCAGCGTACTGGCGATCAAAATCAACATCTACCGTGTAGCCAAAGATTCGCGCATCATTGACGCGATGATCCACGCCGCCCATAACGGTAAAAAAGTCACCGTGGTGGTGGAGCTGCAGGCACGCTTCGATGAAGAGGCTAACATTCACTGGGCGAAACGCCTGACGGAAGCGGGGGTCCACGTGATCTTCTCCGCGCCGGGTCTGAAGATCCACGCCAAGCTGTTCCTTATCTCGCGTAAAGAAGGCGATGAGGTGGTGCGCTACGCCCATATCGGTACCGGTAACTTTAACGAGAAGACCGCGCGGATCTACACCGACTATTCGCTGTTAACCGCCGATGCGCGCATTACCAATGAAGTCCGCCGCGTGTTTAACTTTATTGAAAACCCCTACCGCCCGGTCAGCTTCGATTACCTGCTGGTGTCGCCGCAGAACTCGCGCCGTCTGCTGTATGAGATGATCGATCGCGAGATCGCCAATGCGCAGAACGGGCAACCCTCCGGGATTACGCTGAAGCTGAACAACCTGGTGGATAAAGGGCTGGTGGACAGACTGTACGCCGCCTCCAGCTCCGGCGTGCCGGTCAATCTGTTGATCCGCGGCATGTGCTCGCTGATCCCTGGACTGGAAGGCATCAGCGATAATATCCGCGTCATTAGCATCGTTGACCGTTTCCTCGAGCACGACCGGGTCTACTGTTTTGAAAACGGTGGCGATAAACAGGTCTGGCTCTCCTCTGCCGACTGGATGACGCGTAACATCGATTACCGTATTGAAGTTGCCGCCCCGCTGCTCGACCCGCGTCTGAAACAGCGAGTGCTGGATATTTTTGATATCTTGTTCAACGATACGGTAAAAGCGCGCTATCTTGATAAAGAACTGAGTAATCGCTATGTGCCGCGCGGCAATCGCCGTAAAGTGCGTGCACAGATGGCGATTTACGATTATCTCAAATCACTCGAACAACCCGACTAA
- the purN gene encoding phosphoribosylglycinamide formyltransferase has product MKNIVVLISGSGSNLQAIIDACGRKQINGTLRAVFSNKADAFGLERARAAGIPAHALAQSQFADREAFDRQLMHEIDAYAPDLVVLAGYMRILSPAFVSHYQGRLLNIHPSLLPKYPGLHTHRQVLENGDEEHGTSVHFVTDELDGGPVILQAKVPVFAGDSEDEVTARVQAQEHAIYPLVISWFVDGRLRMAGNHAWLDERQLPPQGYAAEE; this is encoded by the coding sequence ATGAAAAACATCGTGGTGCTGATTTCCGGTAGCGGCAGCAATTTGCAGGCGATCATCGACGCCTGCGGCCGGAAACAGATAAACGGCACCCTGCGGGCGGTATTCAGTAACAAGGCTGATGCGTTCGGCCTTGAACGCGCGCGCGCGGCCGGCATCCCGGCCCACGCGCTGGCGCAAAGTCAGTTTGCTGACCGGGAAGCATTCGATCGTCAGCTGATGCATGAAATCGACGCCTACGCCCCGGATTTGGTAGTGCTGGCGGGCTATATGCGTATCCTGAGCCCGGCGTTCGTCAGCCATTATCAGGGACGTCTGCTGAACATCCATCCTTCGTTACTGCCGAAGTATCCTGGCCTGCATACTCATCGTCAGGTGCTGGAAAACGGTGATGAGGAACATGGGACCTCGGTGCACTTCGTCACTGATGAGCTGGACGGCGGTCCGGTTATCCTGCAAGCCAAGGTGCCGGTCTTCGCTGGCGACAGCGAAGATGAGGTGACGGCGCGGGTTCAGGCCCAGGAACATGCCATTTATCCGCTGGTCATCAGCTGGTTCGTCGATGGGCGTCTGCGCATGGCAGGCAACCACGCCTGGCTGGATGAACGACAACTTCCGCCCCAGGGCTATGCCGCTGAAGAATGA
- the purM gene encoding phosphoribosylformylglycinamidine cyclo-ligase — protein MTDKTSLSYKDAGVDIDAGNALVDRIKGVVKKTRRPEVMGGLGGFGALCALPQKYREPVLVSGTDGVGTKLRLAMDLKRHDTIGIDLVAMCVNDLVVQGAEPLFFLDYYATGKLDVDTAASVINGIAEGCLQSGCALVGGETAEMPGMYHGEDYDVAGFCVGVVEKSEIIDGSKVADGDVLVALASSGPHSNGYSLVRKIIEVSGVDPQTTNLDGKPLADHLLAPTRIYVKSVLDLIASVDVHAIAHLTGGGFWENIPRVLPDNTQAIIDESSWQWPSVFNWLQTAGNVSQHEMYRTFNCGVGMVIALPAAEADKAIALLNEKGENAWKIGYIKASDSEQRVVIA, from the coding sequence GTGACCGACAAAACCTCTCTCAGCTATAAAGATGCCGGCGTGGATATTGATGCAGGCAACGCTCTCGTCGACCGTATTAAGGGCGTGGTGAAGAAAACCCGTCGCCCGGAAGTGATGGGGGGACTGGGCGGATTCGGCGCGCTGTGCGCACTGCCGCAGAAATACCGCGAGCCGGTACTGGTCTCCGGCACCGACGGCGTCGGTACCAAGCTGCGTCTGGCAATGGATCTGAAGCGTCACGACACCATCGGCATCGACCTGGTCGCCATGTGCGTGAACGACCTGGTGGTTCAGGGTGCTGAGCCGCTGTTTTTCCTGGATTATTACGCGACCGGTAAACTGGACGTCGATACCGCGGCCAGCGTCATTAACGGCATCGCCGAAGGCTGCCTGCAGTCCGGTTGCGCGCTGGTGGGCGGTGAAACCGCAGAAATGCCGGGGATGTATCACGGTGAAGATTACGACGTAGCGGGTTTCTGCGTCGGGGTGGTGGAAAAATCAGAAATCATCGACGGCAGCAAAGTGGCCGACGGCGACGTGCTGGTGGCGCTGGCGTCCAGCGGCCCGCACTCTAACGGCTATTCACTGGTGCGTAAGATCATTGAGGTTAGCGGCGTTGACCCGCAGACCACCAACCTTGACGGCAAACCGCTGGCCGACCATCTGCTGGCGCCAACCCGCATCTATGTGAAATCGGTGCTCGATCTGATCGCCAGCGTTGACGTCCACGCTATCGCCCACCTGACCGGCGGCGGTTTCTGGGAAAATATTCCGCGCGTGCTGCCGGATAACACCCAGGCGATCATTGATGAGTCCTCCTGGCAGTGGCCGTCCGTCTTCAACTGGCTGCAAACCGCCGGTAACGTCAGCCAGCATGAAATGTACCGTACCTTTAACTGCGGCGTGGGGATGGTTATCGCCCTGCCGGCTGCAGAAGCAGACAAGGCCATTGCCCTGCTGAACGAGAAAGGTGAAAACGCGTGGAAAATCGGGTATATCAAAGCTTCCGATTCCGAACAGCGTGTGGTCATTGCATGA
- the bglK gene encoding beta-glucoside kinase BglK, with translation MKIAAFDIGGTALKMGVMTRDGRLLESAKQSINDSDGDHILQVMLSWLAAHPSCEGVAISAPGYVEPHSGFITMGGAIRRFDNFAMKAWLEARTGLPVSVENDANCVLLAERWQGKAAEMANFLVLTIGTGIGGAIYCHHQLVHGARFRAGEFGYMLTDRPGGRDPRRYSMNENCTLRVLRHRYAEHIAAPLESVTGEMIFDRYDAGDPVCQRLVAEFFNGLGHGLYNLVNIFDPQTIFIGGGIVERPGFLALLRQHLAWFGIADYLDTVSHGNDAGLIGAVYHFNQHYRSPGDDRH, from the coding sequence ATGAAAATTGCGGCATTTGATATCGGTGGCACCGCATTAAAGATGGGCGTGATGACCCGCGATGGCAGGCTACTGGAAAGCGCGAAGCAGTCGATCAATGACAGCGATGGCGATCATATCTTACAGGTAATGCTGTCATGGCTGGCGGCCCACCCGTCGTGTGAAGGGGTAGCCATCAGCGCGCCAGGCTATGTTGAGCCGCACAGCGGCTTTATCACCATGGGCGGCGCTATTCGTCGATTTGATAACTTCGCCATGAAAGCATGGCTTGAAGCCCGGACCGGACTGCCGGTCTCAGTTGAAAATGATGCCAACTGTGTGCTGCTGGCCGAGCGCTGGCAGGGCAAAGCGGCGGAAATGGCCAATTTTCTGGTACTCACCATTGGCACCGGCATTGGTGGGGCGATTTATTGCCATCATCAGTTGGTTCACGGGGCGCGTTTTCGCGCCGGTGAGTTCGGCTACATGCTCACCGACCGTCCCGGCGGACGCGATCCTCGTCGCTATTCGATGAATGAGAACTGCACCCTCAGAGTGCTGCGCCATCGCTATGCGGAACATATCGCTGCGCCGCTGGAGAGCGTGACAGGCGAAATGATTTTTGACCGCTATGACGCCGGCGACCCGGTTTGCCAGCGTCTGGTCGCCGAGTTCTTCAATGGCCTGGGCCATGGCCTTTATAACCTCGTTAATATCTTCGATCCGCAGACCATTTTTATCGGCGGCGGCATTGTGGAACGTCCAGGATTTCTGGCGCTGCTGCGCCAGCATCTGGCCTGGTTTGGCATTGCCGACTATCTCGATACCGTCAGTCACGGCAACGATGCCGGCCTGATTGGCGCGGTTTACCATTTCAATCAGCACTATCGTTCGCCTGGCGACGATCGACATTAG
- a CDS encoding 6-phospho-beta-glucosidase encodes MSGFKADFLWGGAVAAHQLEGGWQEGGKGISVADVMTAGAHGVPREITDGVVAGKNYPNHEAIDFYHRYPEDLALFAEMGFKCFRTSIAWTRIFPQGDELEPNEAGLQFYDDLFDECLKHGIEPVITLSHFEMPYHLVTEYGGWRNRKLIDFFVRFARVVFTRYQHKVKYWMTFNEINNQANFHEDFAPFTNSGLKYLPDEDREPVMYQAAHYELVASALAVKAAREINPALQIGCMIAMCPIYPLTCAPDDMMMAMNAMHRRYWFTDVHVRGRYPQHLLNYFARRGFTLDITEADRQALTEGCVDYIGFSYYMSFATKATEDNPLLDYDETTSLVSNPYVKKSDWGWQIDPVGLRYSLNWFWDHYQLPLFIVENGFGAIDVREADGSVNDQYRIDYLSAHIAEMKKAVVEDGVDLMGYTPWGCIDLVSAGTGEMKKRYGFIYVDKDNEGNGSLARSRKKSFAWYQQVIASNGENLS; translated from the coding sequence ATGTCCGGATTTAAAGCAGATTTTCTGTGGGGCGGCGCGGTCGCCGCGCATCAGTTAGAGGGCGGCTGGCAGGAGGGCGGCAAGGGGATCAGCGTGGCGGATGTGATGACTGCCGGCGCCCACGGCGTGCCGCGTGAAATTACCGACGGCGTGGTGGCGGGGAAAAACTACCCGAACCATGAGGCGATCGATTTTTATCATCGTTATCCGGAGGACCTGGCGCTGTTTGCCGAGATGGGCTTCAAATGTTTTCGCACCTCGATTGCCTGGACGCGTATTTTCCCGCAGGGCGATGAGCTGGAGCCCAACGAGGCTGGCCTGCAGTTTTACGATGATCTGTTCGACGAATGCCTGAAGCACGGCATTGAGCCCGTGATTACGCTGTCGCATTTTGAAATGCCTTATCACCTGGTCACCGAGTATGGCGGCTGGCGCAACCGGAAGCTGATCGACTTTTTCGTGCGCTTTGCCAGGGTCGTCTTCACCCGCTATCAACATAAAGTGAAGTACTGGATGACCTTTAACGAGATCAACAACCAGGCCAACTTCCATGAGGACTTTGCCCCCTTCACCAACTCCGGTTTGAAATATTTGCCGGATGAAGACCGGGAACCGGTGATGTACCAGGCCGCGCACTATGAGCTGGTGGCCAGCGCCCTGGCGGTGAAAGCGGCGCGCGAGATCAACCCTGCACTGCAGATTGGCTGCATGATCGCTATGTGTCCGATCTATCCGCTGACCTGCGCGCCAGACGATATGATGATGGCGATGAACGCCATGCACCGCCGTTACTGGTTTACCGACGTTCATGTGCGCGGCCGCTATCCGCAGCATCTGCTCAACTATTTTGCCCGCCGCGGCTTTACCTTGGATATCACCGAAGCCGATCGTCAGGCGTTAACTGAGGGCTGTGTCGACTACATTGGCTTTAGCTACTATATGTCGTTCGCCACCAAAGCCACCGAAGATAACCCCTTGCTCGACTATGATGAAACCACCAGCCTGGTCTCCAACCCGTATGTGAAAAAGTCGGACTGGGGATGGCAGATTGACCCGGTTGGCCTGCGCTATTCGCTGAACTGGTTCTGGGATCACTACCAGTTGCCGCTGTTTATTGTCGAAAATGGTTTTGGCGCGATCGATGTCCGTGAAGCGGACGGCAGCGTCAATGACCAGTATCGTATCGATTATCTCTCCGCCCATATCGCGGAGATGAAAAAGGCGGTGGTCGAGGATGGCGTTGATCTGATGGGCTACACCCCGTGGGGCTGTATCGATCTGGTTTCCGCCGGCACAGGGGAAATGAAAAAACGCTACGGCTTCATTTATGTCGATAAAGATAATGAAGGCAATGGCTCGCTGGCTCGCAGCCGGAAAAAGTCCTTTGCCTGGTATCAACAGGTGATTGCCAGCAACGGGGAGAACCTGTCGTAG
- the upp gene encoding uracil phosphoribosyltransferase has protein sequence MKIVEVKHPLVKHKLGLMREHDISTKRFRELASEVGSLLTYEATADLATEKVTIEGWNGPVEVEQIKGKKITVVPILRAGLGMMEGVLEHVPSARISVVGIYRNEETLEPVPYFQKLVSNIDERMALVVDPMLATGGSMIATIDLLKNAGCTSIKVLVLVAAPEGIAALEKAHPDVELYTASVDKGLNEHGYIIPGLGDAGDKIFGTK, from the coding sequence ATGAAGATTGTGGAAGTCAAACACCCACTCGTCAAACACAAGCTGGGCCTGATGCGCGAGCACGACATCAGCACCAAACGCTTCCGTGAACTCGCCTCAGAAGTGGGCAGCTTACTGACTTATGAAGCCACCGCCGATCTGGCGACCGAGAAAGTGACCATCGAAGGCTGGAATGGCCCGGTGGAAGTTGAGCAGATCAAGGGCAAGAAAATTACCGTTGTGCCTATCCTCCGCGCAGGCCTTGGCATGATGGAAGGGGTACTGGAGCATGTCCCCAGCGCGCGTATCAGCGTGGTGGGTATCTATCGTAATGAAGAGACTCTCGAGCCGGTACCTTACTTCCAGAAGCTGGTGTCCAACATTGATGAGCGTATGGCGCTGGTGGTTGACCCGATGCTGGCCACCGGTGGGTCGATGATCGCCACTATCGATCTGCTGAAAAACGCTGGCTGCACCAGCATCAAGGTGCTGGTACTGGTGGCGGCGCCGGAAGGGATTGCCGCGCTGGAGAAAGCGCACCCGGACGTTGAGCTGTACACCGCCTCTGTCGATAAGGGGCTGAATGAACATGGGTACATCATTCCCGGTCTCGGCGATGCCGGCGACAAGATCTTTGGTACGAAATAA